A single window of Sulfurimonas crateris DNA harbors:
- a CDS encoding Fic/DOC family protein, whose translation MTKTKYLLYAFKCKQNQKYSYWYETDFRFFQGKKPPLNILNKYSKEVESISDESTIINPWKEWESKNIQKIIAKNGVCINYLKSTDGDLIQREEDLKLLELYSYLVDNFDISKSFGFNTVKKWHKEVFSSIYPFAGELRSVEMSKGDNVEAWTWRLDFLQAIPELNELMKEVTKRTYEDVNAVTQDLSKLISDFLFIHPFREGNGRISRLICDIILAKNGFPMIGLKLKKGDNYISRIHAGYKCDYEPMKELLKMKILEEVISE comes from the coding sequence ATGACAAAAACTAAATATCTTTTGTATGCTTTTAAATGCAAACAAAATCAGAAGTACAGCTATTGGTATGAAACTGATTTTAGATTCTTTCAAGGAAAAAAACCGCCTTTAAATATACTGAACAAATATTCAAAAGAGGTTGAAAGTATCAGTGATGAAAGTACTATAATCAACCCATGGAAAGAGTGGGAATCAAAGAATATTCAAAAGATAATTGCTAAAAATGGTGTTTGTATAAATTATCTTAAATCAACAGATGGTGATTTAATACAAAGAGAAGAAGATTTAAAACTACTTGAGCTATATAGTTATCTGGTTGACAACTTTGATATATCCAAATCATTTGGCTTTAACACGGTTAAAAAGTGGCATAAAGAAGTCTTTAGCTCTATTTATCCATTTGCCGGTGAGCTTAGGAGTGTAGAAATGAGTAAAGGTGATAACGTTGAAGCTTGGACTTGGAGACTAGACTTTTTGCAGGCTATTCCAGAATTAAATGAACTCATGAAAGAAGTGACTAAAAGAACTTATGAAGATGTTAATGCTGTGACACAAGACTTGTCTAAACTTATAAGTGATTTTTTATTTATACATCCTTTTCGTGAGGGAAATGGAAGAATAAGTCGGCTTATATGCGATATTATTTTAGCAAAAAATGGTTTTCCGATGATAGGTTTAAAGCTAAAAAAAGGTGACAACTACATATCAAGGATTCATGCCGGATATAAGTGTGATTACGAACCTATGAAAGAATTGTTAAAAATGAAAATCCTAGAAGAGGT
- a CDS encoding Mur ligase family protein: MQDYEMFMAFVTNVLFVTVLGWYLITNLQWYDYRLSRVVLKHHKPHWHILYFFIPFIAYYTTGKFFIIFFFFAILPAMFLWYKRLDKKLILTWRVKRFLILLLSLTLFQNMLCTAKEACVVYGVFMPLFVAYIGSWAIERFLFEAFKKEARKKLQSMPKLQIIAITGSYGKTSTKNFVYEILSKKYRVYATPRSVNTLGGIVKDINDSLPEDTEIYICEAGAREQGDIYDITTFLEPQVVVVGKVGLAHIEYFKSLQNIIATKLEIMKSPRLECAFIHTSVTDEPHDKVTFFGDEIQNVSATLEGTEFDIVLNDKTLHLHADVLGAFQTINIAAAVHIAKTFDMSDEEIIEAVRSIKPVEHRLQMIKAGGKLILDDGYNGNIDGMLEAVRLCSLHEGRKVIVTPGLVESSDGLNLKFIEAINEIFEIAIVTGSLNAELFNKNLKVKNKIMLHDKSKIQDLLAHQTRAGDIILFANDAPNFI; the protein is encoded by the coding sequence ATGCAAGATTATGAAATGTTTATGGCATTTGTTACAAACGTTCTTTTTGTAACGGTTCTGGGATGGTATCTCATAACAAATCTTCAGTGGTATGACTATAGGCTCTCTCGCGTAGTTCTAAAGCATCATAAGCCGCACTGGCATATTCTCTACTTTTTTATTCCTTTTATAGCTTACTACACGACAGGCAAGTTTTTTATAATCTTCTTCTTTTTTGCCATTTTGCCTGCGATGTTCTTGTGGTATAAGCGTTTGGATAAGAAGCTGATACTCACATGGAGAGTAAAGAGATTTCTTATTCTTCTTCTCTCTTTGACCCTTTTTCAAAATATGCTCTGCACGGCAAAAGAGGCGTGTGTGGTCTACGGCGTATTTATGCCTCTTTTTGTAGCTTACATAGGAAGCTGGGCTATAGAGAGATTTCTTTTTGAGGCGTTTAAAAAAGAGGCGCGCAAAAAACTTCAAAGTATGCCAAAGCTGCAGATTATCGCCATTACAGGAAGTTACGGCAAGACAAGCACTAAAAACTTCGTTTATGAGATACTAAGCAAAAAGTATAGAGTCTATGCGACTCCCAGAAGCGTAAATACTCTAGGCGGAATAGTTAAAGATATAAACGACTCTCTGCCTGAGGATACCGAGATATATATTTGTGAGGCGGGTGCCAGAGAGCAGGGCGATATTTACGATATTACAACCTTTTTAGAGCCTCAGGTCGTAGTTGTCGGCAAAGTAGGACTTGCTCATATAGAGTACTTTAAGAGTCTGCAAAATATCATCGCTACAAAGCTTGAGATCATGAAATCGCCAAGACTGGAGTGCGCTTTTATACATACCTCTGTCACAGACGAGCCTCATGATAAGGTCACCTTTTTTGGAGATGAGATTCAAAATGTGAGCGCGACTCTTGAGGGAACAGAGTTTGATATTGTTTTAAATGATAAGACTCTTCATCTTCATGCCGACGTTCTGGGCGCATTTCAGACTATCAATATCGCAGCGGCTGTTCATATCGCAAAAACATTTGATATGAGCGATGAAGAGATAATTGAAGCTGTAAGAAGCATAAAGCCTGTGGAGCACAGACTGCAGATGATAAAAGCGGGCGGAAAACTCATTCTTGATGACGGCTACAACGGCAATATAGACGGGATGCTTGAAGCAGTAAGACTCTGTTCACTTCATGAGGGCAGAAAAGTAATAGTCACTCCAGGTCTTGTCGAGAGCAGTGATGGGCTAAACCTAAAGTTTATAGAGGCGATAAACGAAATTTTTGAGATAGCCATTGTCACAGGCTCTTTAAACGCAGAGCTTTTTAACAAGAACCTCAAAGTTAAAAACAAGATAATGCTGCATGACAAATCTAAGATCCAAGATCTTTTGGCACATCAGACAAGAGCAGGGGACATTATACTCTTTGCAAACGATGCACCCAATTTCATATAG
- a CDS encoding alpha/beta fold hydrolase yields MAIKSIQFQQHTLDISYEIINPQAKVDLIILHGWGSNKELMKKAFSPYMDGFRHIYIDLPGFGNSTCNMALETKDYARIVELLMIHLNASKDIILGHSFGGKVALLLEPQVLVLVASAGIYRSKSLKVRTKITLFKLLKQLGLTKFREFFVADDAKKLSEPMYQTFKNVVDEDFSKEFASFGGKALLCWGTNDTATPLSSAKKIDKLIKDSSLITYEGDHYFFLNHAKDVAQNIEKTFLKTLEHK; encoded by the coding sequence ATGGCTATAAAGTCAATACAGTTCCAGCAGCACACTTTAGATATTAGTTATGAGATAATAAACCCGCAGGCAAAAGTAGATTTGATAATACTGCACGGATGGGGAAGCAACAAAGAGTTGATGAAAAAAGCGTTTTCACCATATATGGACGGTTTTCGCCACATCTATATTGACCTGCCAGGATTTGGCAACTCTACATGCAATATGGCGCTTGAGACAAAAGATTATGCAAGGATAGTAGAGCTTTTGATGATACATCTAAACGCTTCTAAAGATATTATTCTGGGGCACTCTTTTGGCGGTAAAGTCGCGCTTCTTCTTGAGCCTCAGGTTTTGGTTCTCGTCGCAAGTGCAGGAATTTATAGATCAAAATCACTGAAAGTAAGAACAAAGATCACGCTATTTAAGCTCTTAAAACAGCTTGGGCTTACAAAGTTTAGAGAGTTTTTTGTAGCGGATGACGCTAAAAAACTAAGCGAGCCTATGTATCAGACATTTAAAAATGTTGTTGATGAGGATTTCTCCAAAGAGTTTGCATCTTTTGGAGGAAAAGCGCTTCTTTGCTGGGGAACAAACGACACGGCAACACCTCTTAGCAGTGCGAAAAAAATAGACAAACTTATAAAAGACTCTTCGCTTATAACTTATGAGGGCGATCACTACTTCTTTTTAAATCACGCCAAAGATGTGGCACAAAATATAGAAAAAACTTTTTTAAAAACATTGGAGCATAAATAA
- a CDS encoding D-alanine--D-alanine ligase, whose protein sequence is MKLTILFGGASFEHEISIVSAITLKEKLAGFNLTFIFCDQDHSFYLIDASKMKATTFSRGEYKKMPKLTLSSGTFVQKGLFSKAEHSSTVLNLIHGADGEDGSIAALLDFYSIKYIGPRIDASVFSYDKRYTKWLCNARGVKSLKHEELSLKEHNNIKIPYPIIVKPSRLGSSIGVSIVKEESELDYALDSAFEFDTRVIVEPFLQGVKEYNLAGFGADGKMHFSIVEEPQKNEFLDFEKKYMDFSRSEQVLKADVSKELESKLRTNFEKVYKGMFEGALIRCDFFVVDGEVYLNEINPIPGSMANYLFEDFAQSLELLANSLPHAKRARVNYEYIHSISKAKGK, encoded by the coding sequence TTGAAATTAACTATTTTATTCGGGGGTGCTAGTTTCGAGCATGAGATTAGCATAGTGAGTGCTATAACTTTAAAAGAGAAACTTGCCGGTTTTAACTTGACTTTTATTTTTTGTGATCAGGATCACTCTTTTTATCTTATAGATGCGTCAAAGATGAAGGCTACAACCTTCTCAAGAGGCGAGTATAAAAAGATGCCGAAGCTAACGCTATCAAGCGGTACATTTGTTCAAAAAGGACTATTCTCTAAGGCGGAGCATAGCTCAACTGTTTTAAACCTTATTCACGGAGCTGACGGCGAAGATGGCTCTATTGCAGCACTTTTGGATTTTTACTCCATAAAATATATCGGACCGCGCATAGATGCAAGTGTTTTCTCTTATGATAAGCGCTATACAAAGTGGCTCTGCAATGCCAGAGGCGTAAAAAGTCTAAAACATGAAGAGCTGAGCCTTAAAGAGCACAACAACATTAAAATCCCGTATCCTATTATAGTAAAGCCTTCACGTTTGGGAAGCTCAATAGGTGTTAGCATCGTAAAAGAGGAGAGTGAGCTTGACTATGCACTTGACAGCGCATTTGAGTTTGACACAAGAGTAATAGTAGAGCCTTTTTTACAGGGAGTCAAAGAGTACAATCTTGCAGGATTTGGCGCAGATGGGAAGATGCACTTCTCAATAGTCGAGGAGCCTCAAAAAAATGAGTTTTTAGATTTTGAAAAAAAATATATGGACTTTTCAAGAAGCGAGCAGGTCTTAAAGGCGGATGTCTCAAAAGAGCTTGAGTCGAAGCTAAGAACAAATTTTGAGAAAGTATATAAAGGGATGTTTGAGGGTGCTCTTATTAGATGCGACTTTTTTGTCGTGGATGGAGAAGTCTACTTAAATGAAATAAACCCTATTCCAGGCTCTATGGCAAACTACCTTTTTGAGGATTTCGCTCAATCTTTGGAGCTTTTGGCAAACTCTCTTCCGCACGCAAAAAGAGCAAGAGTAAACTACGAGTATATCCACTCGATCTCTAAAGCAAAAGGGAAATAA
- the ruvA gene encoding Holliday junction branch migration protein RuvA, producing the protein MIVGLIGNIIYKEPSFVHIEVSGVVYEVFISLQSFSAIRGDEVKLFTSHIIREDAQLLYGFMELSEKKLFERLIKINGVGPKVAMAICSTYTPAQFGVIINNKDMNGVKKVPGIGPKSAGRILVELSGFDAQLASSQSEDTNSSFNQASEALESLGFKKEKISDTLSRCDLSSDTASLVKEALKLLKTI; encoded by the coding sequence GTGATAGTAGGGTTAATAGGAAATATAATATATAAAGAGCCGTCGTTTGTTCATATAGAGGTCTCTGGAGTGGTTTACGAGGTGTTTATATCTCTTCAGAGTTTCTCTGCCATAAGAGGCGATGAGGTAAAACTTTTTACTTCACATATCATAAGAGAAGATGCTCAGCTTCTTTACGGTTTTATGGAGTTAAGCGAGAAGAAGCTTTTTGAGAGACTTATAAAGATAAACGGAGTAGGTCCAAAGGTCGCAATGGCAATATGTTCGACATACACGCCCGCACAGTTTGGAGTTATTATAAACAACAAAGATATGAACGGTGTCAAAAAGGTTCCTGGTATAGGGCCAAAAAGTGCGGGGCGTATTTTAGTCGAGCTTAGCGGCTTTGATGCGCAGCTTGCTTCATCACAGAGCGAAGATACAAACAGCTCTTTTAATCAGGCAAGCGAAGCTTTGGAATCACTAGGATTTAAAAAAGAGAAGATATCAGACACACTGAGCAGGTGTGACCTAAGCAGCGACACTGCTTCGCTAGTAAAAGAGGCTCTGAAGCTTCTAAAAACAATTTAA